From Streptomyces sp. GSL17-111, one genomic window encodes:
- a CDS encoding cysteine desulfurase, which translates to MTSSRPGLPGLLDTEAIRKDFPILDRQIHDGKRLVYLDNAATSQKPRQVLDALNTYYERHNANVHRGVHVLAEEATALYEGARDKVAAFVNAPSRDEVIFTKNASESLNLVANMLGWADEPYRVDHETEIVITEMEHHSNIVPWQLLAQRTGAKLKWFGLTDDGRLDLSNLDEIITERTKVVSFTLVSNIMGTVNPVEEIVRRAQEVNALVVVDASQAAPHMVLDVQAIQADFVAFTGHKMCGPTGIGVLWGRQELLEDLPPFLGGGEMIETVSMHSSTYAPAPHKFEAGTPPIAQAVGLGAAVDYLSGIGMDAIAAHEHALTGYAVQRLRDVPDLRIIGPGTAEDRGAAISFVLGDIHPHDVGQVLDEQGIAVRVGHHCARPVCLRYGIPATTRASFYLYSTPAEVDALVEGLEYVRNFFG; encoded by the coding sequence GTGACGTCCTCCCGTCCCGGGCTCCCCGGCCTCCTCGACACCGAGGCGATCCGCAAGGACTTCCCCATCCTGGATCGGCAGATCCACGACGGGAAGCGGCTCGTGTACCTGGACAACGCGGCGACCTCGCAGAAGCCGCGCCAGGTGCTCGACGCGCTGAACACCTACTACGAGCGGCACAACGCCAACGTCCACCGCGGTGTGCACGTCCTCGCCGAGGAGGCCACGGCCCTGTACGAGGGCGCGCGGGACAAGGTCGCCGCTTTCGTCAACGCTCCCAGCCGCGACGAGGTGATCTTCACCAAGAACGCCTCGGAGTCGCTGAACCTCGTGGCGAACATGCTCGGCTGGGCGGACGAGCCCTACCGGGTGGACCACGAGACCGAGATCGTCATCACGGAGATGGAGCACCACTCCAACATCGTGCCGTGGCAGCTGCTCGCGCAGCGCACGGGCGCGAAGCTGAAGTGGTTCGGGCTGACCGACGACGGCCGGCTCGACCTGTCCAACCTGGACGAGATCATCACGGAGAGGACCAAGGTCGTCTCCTTCACGCTGGTCTCCAACATCATGGGCACGGTCAACCCGGTCGAGGAGATCGTCCGCCGGGCGCAGGAGGTCAACGCGCTCGTCGTCGTCGACGCCTCGCAGGCCGCGCCGCACATGGTGCTGGACGTGCAGGCCATACAGGCGGACTTCGTCGCCTTCACCGGCCACAAGATGTGCGGCCCGACCGGCATCGGCGTGCTCTGGGGACGCCAGGAGCTGCTGGAGGACCTGCCGCCCTTCCTCGGCGGCGGCGAGATGATCGAGACCGTCTCGATGCACTCCTCCACCTACGCCCCCGCGCCGCACAAGTTCGAGGCGGGGACGCCGCCGATCGCCCAGGCCGTGGGCCTCGGCGCGGCGGTGGACTACCTCAGCGGCATCGGGATGGACGCCATCGCCGCGCATGAGCACGCCCTCACCGGGTACGCCGTGCAGCGGCTCCGGGACGTTCCGGACCTGCGGATCATCGGCCCCGGTACGGCCGAGGACCGGGGTGCGGCGATCTCGTTCGTGCTGGGCGACATCCACCCGCACGACGTCGGCCAGGTGCTGGACGAGCAGGGCATCGCCGTCCGGGTCGGCCACCACTGCGCCCGGCCCGTGTGCCTGCGCTACGGAATTCCCGCGACCACGCGAGCGTCGTTCTATCTGTACTCCACACCGGCCGAGGTCGACGCCCTGGTCGAGGGCCTGGAGTACGTTCGGAACTTCTTCGGATGA
- the sufU gene encoding Fe-S cluster assembly sulfur transfer protein SufU — protein sequence MKLDSMYQEVILDHYKNPHGRGLRDGDAEVHHVNPTCGDEITLRVRYDGDTVADVSYEGQGCSISQASASVLNELLVGKNLAEARRVQETFLELMQSKGQLTPDDAMEDVLEDAVAFAGVSKYPARVKCALLSWMAWKDATAQALGESPVKEKTA from the coding sequence GTGAAGCTGGACTCCATGTACCAGGAAGTGATCCTGGATCACTACAAGAACCCGCACGGACGTGGCCTGCGCGACGGCGACGCCGAGGTGCACCACGTGAACCCGACCTGCGGGGACGAGATCACGCTGCGGGTGCGCTACGACGGTGACACCGTCGCCGACGTCAGTTACGAGGGTCAGGGGTGTTCGATCAGCCAGGCCAGCGCCTCGGTGCTGAACGAGCTGCTGGTCGGCAAGAACCTGGCCGAGGCCCGGCGCGTCCAGGAGACCTTCCTGGAGCTGATGCAGTCCAAGGGCCAGCTGACGCCGGACGACGCGATGGAGGACGTCCTGGAGGACGCGGTCGCCTTCGCCGGGGTCTCGAAGTACCCCGCCCGGGTGAAGTGCGCGCTGCTCAGCTGGATGGCCTGGAAGGACGCGACGGCCCAGGCGCTGGGCGAGTCCCCCGTTAAGGAGAAGACGGCATGA
- a CDS encoding metal-sulfur cluster assembly factor: MTETTEAGVAKPASEEEVHEAMMDVVDPELGIDVVNLGLVYGVHVDEDNTATIDMTLTSAACPLTDVIEDQAKSATEGIVKELKINWVWMPPWGPDKITDDGREQLRALGFNV; encoded by the coding sequence ATGACCGAGACGACCGAAGCAGGCGTGGCCAAGCCGGCCAGCGAGGAAGAGGTCCACGAGGCGATGATGGACGTCGTCGACCCCGAGCTGGGCATCGACGTCGTCAACCTCGGCCTGGTCTACGGGGTCCACGTGGACGAGGACAACACGGCCACGATCGACATGACGCTGACGTCCGCGGCCTGCCCGCTGACCGACGTCATCGAGGACCAGGCGAAGTCCGCGACCGAGGGCATCGTCAAGGAACTCAAGATCAACTGGGTCTGGATGCCGCCGTGGGGTCCGGACAAGATCACCGACGACGGCCGCGAGCAGCTGCGCGCCCTCGGCTTCAACGTCTGA
- a CDS encoding VOC family protein, translated as MLTSFYPVICTSRLSASRDFYTRLMGFEVTFEADWYVSLRRPGEPAYELALLDATHPTLPEGHRRPVQGLLLNFEVDDVDAEWERLVVRAGLPAALELRSEDFGQRHFIVADPDGVLVDVITPIAPSADYAEQYATP; from the coding sequence ATGCTGACCAGCTTCTATCCCGTGATCTGCACCTCCCGCCTCAGCGCCTCGCGCGACTTCTACACCCGCCTCATGGGCTTCGAGGTGACGTTCGAGGCGGACTGGTACGTGAGCCTGCGACGGCCCGGCGAACCGGCCTACGAGCTGGCACTCCTCGACGCGACGCACCCCACCCTCCCGGAGGGCCACCGCCGGCCCGTCCAGGGACTGCTGCTGAACTTCGAGGTCGACGACGTCGACGCCGAGTGGGAACGCCTCGTCGTCCGCGCCGGACTGCCGGCCGCCCTGGAGCTGCGCAGCGAGGACTTCGGGCAGCGGCACTTCATCGTGGCCGACCCCGACGGCGTCCTCGTCGACGTCATCACGCCCATCGCGCCGAGCGCCGACTACGCCGAGCAGTACGCCACGCCGTGA
- a CDS encoding TetR/AcrR family transcriptional regulator — MGTVRARQRDRTRRALLDEARRLFAERGYAAVGLADVVAAAGVTKGALYHHFDGKADLFRAVLAEVQEEVGDRVAASADAEPDPWDRLTAGCAAFLDVTASPGVQRIMLVDGPAVLGWHTWRTMDEAASARHLHEALADLVARGVLPDQPVAPLARLLSGAMNEAALWLADSADPGDLADTQRALERLLASLRHS; from the coding sequence GTGGGGACGGTGCGGGCACGGCAGCGGGACCGGACCCGCCGGGCGCTGCTGGACGAGGCCCGGCGGCTGTTCGCGGAGCGGGGCTACGCGGCGGTCGGGCTGGCGGACGTCGTCGCGGCGGCCGGAGTGACCAAAGGGGCCCTCTACCACCACTTCGACGGCAAGGCCGACCTCTTCCGGGCCGTCCTGGCCGAGGTGCAGGAGGAGGTGGGGGACCGCGTCGCCGCCTCGGCCGACGCCGAGCCCGACCCGTGGGACCGGCTGACGGCGGGCTGCGCGGCGTTCCTCGACGTCACCGCGAGCCCCGGCGTCCAGCGGATCATGCTCGTCGACGGGCCCGCCGTGCTGGGCTGGCACACCTGGCGCACGATGGACGAGGCCGCGTCCGCCCGGCACCTGCACGAGGCGCTGGCCGATCTCGTCGCGCGGGGCGTCCTCCCCGACCAGCCCGTCGCCCCGCTGGCCCGGCTGCTGTCCGGCGCCATGAACGAGGCGGCCCTGTGGCTCGCGGACAGCGCCGATCCCGGCGACCTCGCCGACACCCAGCGCGCGCTGGAGCGGCTGCTGGCCTCCCTGCGCCACTCCTGA
- a CDS encoding DMT family transporter — MVYLTLGAAILAEVLATTSMKFSDGFTRLWPSLGTVVGYLIAFVLLAQALKTMSVGTAYAIWAGVGTAAVATIGMVFIDEPVTFTRILGIALVVVGVVVLNLGGGAH, encoded by the coding sequence ATGGTGTACTTGACGCTCGGAGCGGCGATTCTCGCCGAGGTGCTGGCCACGACCTCGATGAAGTTCAGTGACGGCTTCACCCGGCTGTGGCCCTCGCTGGGGACGGTCGTCGGCTACCTCATCGCGTTCGTGCTCCTGGCGCAGGCGCTCAAGACGATGTCCGTCGGCACCGCCTACGCGATCTGGGCCGGGGTCGGCACCGCCGCCGTGGCCACGATCGGCATGGTCTTCATCGACGAACCGGTGACGTTCACCCGGATCCTGGGCATCGCGCTGGTGGTCGTCGGCGTCGTCGTCCTCAACCTCGGCGGCGGCGCCCACTGA
- a CDS encoding RNHCP domain-containing protein — protein sequence MPRRNPSRGRGGADRRPQRHKDVLHGSGGHRADAFRCVHCRLEVSLTAPGTVHRNHCPHCLTSRHVDRRVPGDRASGCRGRMEPLALSTRPDGEWMIVHRCLSCGELGVNRIAGDDNALALVRMALRPLRDTARAGRTLMAL from the coding sequence ATGCCACGACGCAATCCGTCACGCGGGCGGGGCGGGGCGGACCGCCGCCCCCAGCGGCACAAGGACGTCCTGCACGGCTCGGGAGGCCACCGGGCCGACGCCTTCCGGTGCGTTCACTGCCGCCTGGAGGTGTCCCTCACCGCTCCGGGCACCGTCCACCGCAACCACTGCCCGCACTGCCTCACCAGTCGGCACGTCGACCGCCGGGTCCCCGGCGACCGTGCGTCCGGCTGCCGGGGACGCATGGAGCCGCTGGCGCTGAGCACCCGGCCGGACGGTGAGTGGATGATCGTCCACCGGTGCCTGAGCTGCGGGGAGCTCGGCGTGAACCGCATCGCGGGCGACGACAACGCCCTCGCCCTGGTGCGGATGGCGCTCAGGCCGCTCCGGGACACCGCCCGGGCCGGCCGCACCCTCATGGCCCTGTAG
- a CDS encoding RNHCP domain-containing protein: MSNKPHNTLTIDTFTCAWCGLTVTTAAADGARREHCPSCLHSRHVTDHLEGGPSRCRGRMTPIAIAVLRTGDWQVVHRCVRCDELTAGPVQPDDNQLILMRMAVRPLAQPPFPLEALGSL; this comes from the coding sequence GTGTCCAACAAACCGCACAACACCCTCACGATCGACACCTTCACCTGCGCGTGGTGCGGCCTCACCGTCACCACGGCCGCCGCCGACGGCGCACGGCGTGAACACTGCCCCTCCTGCCTGCACTCCCGGCACGTCACCGATCACCTGGAGGGCGGGCCGAGCCGTTGCCGGGGGCGGATGACGCCGATCGCCATCGCCGTGCTGCGCACGGGTGACTGGCAGGTCGTGCACCGCTGCGTGCGCTGCGACGAGCTGACCGCCGGCCCCGTCCAGCCCGACGACAACCAGCTCATCCTCATGCGCATGGCGGTTCGCCCGCTCGCCCAACCGCCGTTCCCGCTCGAAGCCCTCGGCAGCCTGTGA
- a CDS encoding helix-turn-helix domain-containing protein — MASTEDGDDLGQALDAVGPRLRALRRHRDTTLAELAARTGISVSTLSRLESGSRRPSLELLLPLARAHGVTLDELVDAPPTGDPRIHLRPVTHGGITSVPLTRRAGGIQAYKMVLPGATGHREPDPQTHEGYEWLYVLNGRLRLVLGDRDMELTPGEAAEFDTRLPHWFAASGAEPVELLSLFGRQGERAHLRARPRARD, encoded by the coding sequence ATGGCCTCCACGGAAGACGGCGACGACCTCGGGCAGGCACTGGACGCGGTCGGGCCCCGGCTGCGGGCGCTGCGGCGGCACCGCGACACGACGCTGGCCGAGCTCGCCGCGCGCACCGGCATCTCCGTCAGCACGCTCTCCCGGCTGGAGTCGGGGTCGCGGCGGCCCAGCCTGGAGCTGCTGCTCCCGCTGGCCCGGGCGCACGGCGTCACCCTGGACGAGCTGGTCGACGCGCCGCCCACCGGTGATCCGCGCATCCACCTGCGGCCGGTGACCCACGGCGGCATCACGAGCGTGCCGCTGACCCGCCGGGCCGGGGGCATCCAGGCGTACAAGATGGTGCTCCCCGGCGCCACCGGCCACCGCGAGCCCGATCCGCAGACGCACGAGGGCTACGAGTGGCTCTACGTGCTCAACGGGCGGCTGCGGCTCGTCCTCGGCGACCGGGACATGGAGCTCACTCCCGGTGAGGCCGCCGAGTTCGACACCCGGCTGCCGCACTGGTTCGCCGCGTCGGGCGCCGAACCGGTGGAGCTGCTCAGCCTCTTCGGCCGCCAGGGCGAACGCGCCCACCTGCGGGCCCGCCCCCGGGCGCGGGACTGA
- a CDS encoding NAD(P)/FAD-dependent oxidoreductase, protein MTEELSDSYDVVVLGGGAAGLSGALMLARARRYVLVLDAGAPRNAPAEGVHGLLGREGVPPGELLRRGREEVGRYGGRVVSAEVLAVTREADGFRVTPAAGPTVRARRVLVATGLVDGLPHVPGLRERWGRDVLHCPYCHGWEVRDRALGVLGCGPLSVHQALLLRQWSDDVLFLPHTMPPPSGEEAERLAARGVRVVPGEVTSVEVAEDRLVGVRLGDGTRVGRDALAVAPRMEARAAFLAGLGLKPVEHPSGAGEHLPVDATGRTDVPGVWAAGNVTDLSAQVGGAAAAGAAAAAQINADLVAEETRRAVEAHRASRPAGPGRRG, encoded by the coding sequence ATGACCGAGGAACTGAGCGACTCCTACGACGTGGTGGTGCTCGGCGGCGGCGCCGCGGGGCTGAGCGGCGCGCTGATGCTGGCCCGCGCGCGCCGGTACGTGCTGGTGCTGGACGCCGGTGCGCCCCGCAACGCCCCGGCCGAGGGCGTGCACGGGCTGCTGGGACGGGAGGGCGTGCCGCCCGGCGAGCTGCTGCGGCGCGGCCGGGAGGAGGTCGGCCGGTACGGCGGCCGGGTGGTGTCGGCGGAGGTCCTGGCCGTGACCCGCGAGGCCGACGGCTTCCGGGTGACGCCGGCCGCCGGGCCGACCGTCCGTGCGCGCCGCGTCCTGGTCGCCACCGGCCTCGTCGACGGGCTGCCTCACGTCCCGGGGCTGCGCGAGCGCTGGGGCCGCGACGTCCTGCACTGCCCCTACTGCCACGGCTGGGAGGTGCGGGACCGGGCCCTCGGCGTCCTCGGCTGCGGCCCGCTCTCCGTGCACCAGGCGCTGCTGCTGCGCCAGTGGAGTGACGACGTCCTCTTCCTCCCGCACACCATGCCGCCACCGAGCGGGGAGGAGGCGGAGCGGCTGGCGGCGCGGGGCGTGCGCGTCGTGCCGGGCGAGGTGACGTCCGTCGAGGTCGCCGAGGACCGCCTCGTCGGAGTCCGGCTGGGTGACGGCACCCGCGTCGGCCGGGACGCGCTCGCCGTCGCGCCCCGCATGGAGGCCCGCGCCGCCTTCCTGGCCGGGCTCGGCCTGAAGCCCGTGGAGCACCCCTCGGGGGCCGGCGAGCACCTGCCCGTGGACGCCACCGGCCGCACCGACGTGCCGGGCGTCTGGGCGGCGGGCAACGTCACGGACCTGTCCGCCCAGGTCGGCGGCGCCGCGGCCGCCGGAGCCGCGGCGGCGGCGCAGATCAACGCCGACCTCGTCGCCGAGGAGACCCGCCGGGCCGTCGAGGCCCACCGCGCCTCCCGCCCGGCGGGCCCCGGGCGGCGGGGCTGA
- the dapD gene encoding 2,3,4,5-tetrahydropyridine-2,6-dicarboxylate N-succinyltransferase: MTEAATTRTTGAVAAGLATVTADGTVLDTWFPRPELADAPGPAGTERLSAEQAAELLGEAAPRALGPDPLRGVETVAVRTVIDSLDAKPADAHDAYLRLHLISHRLARPHGLNLDGVFGLLANVAWTSLGPVPVDRLEDVRLAARAEGRQLNVTSVDKFPRMTDYVMPKGVRIGDADRVRLGAHLAEGTTVMHEGFVNFNAGTLGTSMVEGRISAGVVVGDGSDIGGGASIMGTLSGGGKQRITIGERCLLGAEAGIGISLGDDCIVEAGLYVTAGTRVSLPDGQVVKALELSGVTNLLFRRNSTSGAVEALPRSGSWGGLNEALHSHN, translated from the coding sequence ATGACCGAAGCAGCCACCACCCGTACCACCGGCGCCGTCGCCGCCGGGCTCGCCACCGTCACCGCCGACGGCACCGTCCTCGACACCTGGTTCCCGCGCCCCGAGCTGGCCGACGCCCCCGGCCCGGCCGGTACCGAGCGGCTGAGCGCCGAGCAGGCCGCCGAACTGCTGGGCGAGGCCGCCCCGCGTGCCCTCGGCCCGGACCCGCTGCGGGGCGTGGAGACCGTCGCGGTGCGGACCGTCATCGACTCGCTGGACGCGAAGCCCGCCGACGCGCACGACGCCTACCTGCGGCTGCACCTCATCAGCCACCGCCTGGCCCGCCCGCACGGGCTGAACCTGGACGGCGTCTTCGGGCTGCTGGCCAACGTCGCCTGGACGAGCCTCGGGCCGGTGCCGGTGGACCGGTTGGAGGACGTGCGGCTGGCCGCGCGCGCCGAGGGCCGTCAGCTCAACGTCACCAGCGTCGACAAGTTCCCCCGCATGACGGACTACGTCATGCCGAAGGGCGTGCGCATCGGGGACGCCGACCGGGTGCGGCTCGGGGCCCACCTCGCCGAGGGCACCACCGTCATGCACGAGGGCTTCGTCAACTTCAACGCCGGCACGCTCGGCACCTCCATGGTCGAGGGCCGCATCAGCGCGGGCGTCGTCGTGGGGGACGGCTCCGACATCGGCGGCGGCGCCTCGATCATGGGGACGCTCTCCGGCGGCGGCAAGCAGCGCATCACCATCGGCGAGCGCTGCCTGCTCGGGGCCGAGGCGGGCATCGGCATCTCGCTGGGCGACGACTGCATCGTGGAGGCCGGCCTCTACGTCACGGCGGGCACGCGCGTCAGCCTGCCGGACGGTCAGGTCGTCAAGGCGCTGGAGCTGTCCGGTGTCACCAACCTGCTGTTCCGCCGCAACTCCACCAGCGGCGCCGTGGAGGCCCTGCCCCGCAGCGGCTCCTGGGGCGGCCTGAACGAGGCCCTGCACAGCCACAACTGA
- a CDS encoding EI24 domain-containing protein: MSDLATGARCLGKGQGWVARNGRWYGFGLIPAAIALVLYLAALVALGVYAGDIAQWATPFADDWGAAWRTALRVSVGVILFAGGLLLAVLTFTAVTLLIGDPFYEKLSEKVEEDEGGCPAGSDRPLWRELWISACDSLYVLMWALVFAIPLFLLGFVPFVGQTVVPVVGLCVSGFFLTVELSSVAMQRRGLPVRERMRVLRRRKALVLGFGVPLAAAFLVPFVAVFLMPGAVAGATLLARDVLGEGARPRPAPGDGAAGPGPYGPPVTAPYGSGGPQGRPGPYG, encoded by the coding sequence ATGAGTGATCTCGCAACGGGGGCGCGCTGCCTGGGCAAGGGGCAGGGCTGGGTCGCGCGGAACGGCCGATGGTACGGGTTCGGCCTGATCCCGGCCGCCATCGCCCTCGTCCTCTACCTGGCCGCCCTGGTCGCGCTCGGGGTGTACGCCGGGGACATCGCGCAGTGGGCCACGCCGTTCGCCGACGACTGGGGCGCGGCGTGGCGGACGGCGCTGCGCGTCTCGGTCGGCGTCATCCTCTTCGCGGGCGGGCTGCTGCTCGCCGTCCTCACCTTCACCGCCGTGACGCTGCTCATCGGCGACCCCTTCTACGAGAAGCTCTCCGAGAAGGTCGAGGAGGACGAGGGCGGCTGCCCCGCCGGGTCGGACCGGCCGCTGTGGCGCGAGCTGTGGATCTCGGCCTGCGACAGCCTCTACGTGCTGATGTGGGCGCTGGTCTTCGCGATCCCGCTGTTCCTGCTGGGCTTCGTGCCCTTCGTCGGGCAGACGGTCGTTCCCGTGGTCGGCCTGTGTGTCTCCGGCTTCTTCCTCACCGTGGAGCTGTCGTCGGTGGCGATGCAGCGGCGCGGGCTGCCCGTGCGGGAGCGGATGCGGGTGCTGCGCCGGCGCAAGGCGCTGGTCCTCGGGTTCGGCGTGCCGCTGGCCGCCGCGTTCCTCGTGCCGTTCGTCGCCGTCTTCCTGATGCCGGGGGCGGTGGCCGGGGCCACGCTGCTCGCCCGCGACGTGCTGGGCGAGGGGGCGCGCCCGCGCCCCGCGCCCGGCGACGGCGCCGCAGGGCCGGGGCCCTACGGGCCGCCCGTCACGGCGCCGTACGGGTCCGGCGGCCCCCAGGGACGGCCGGGCCCGTACGGGTGA
- a CDS encoding endonuclease/exonuclease/phosphatase family protein: MTTRHLSRPTVTLAALTVAAVTSTLLGANASASEPGGASAVRIHDIQGDTRISPLVGRQVADVPGVVTGVRPYGSRGFWFQDPRGDGDPATSEGVFVFTGSTPTVRPGDAVRVSGRVGEYYYGGTGSGNQSVTQISGADVTVVSSGLPLPAPEVLDEDAVPERYAPRGDAADGGIEDLRLRPGRYALDRYESWEGMNVRVDDVRVVGATSPYHDLWVSIEPEQNRTARGGTRYGGYDEQNSGRLKVTSLTPISERPFPTADTGDRLSAGEGPLDYDQFGGYLLAARELGRVTDGGLRREETRAQRRHELAVATYNVENLDPGDPQATFDRLAEGIVRNLAAPDIVALEEIQDDSGPTDDGTVTADATLRKLTDAIVAAGGPRYAWRGIAPQDKEDGGQPGGNIRNVFLFNPHRVSFVDRGEGDATTATEVFKRRGKAALTLSPGRIDPLDVAWEDSRKPLAGEFRFRGRPVIVVANHFASKGGDQSLHSRFQPPTRFSEEQRVRQAEVVNTFVKDVLAVQRKAKVVVLGDINDFEFSPTTEALTDGGVLSSAVYSLPAEERYTYVYQGNAQVLDQTLVSPGIRRHDYDIVHTNAEFADQSSDHDPQVIRFRP, encoded by the coding sequence TTGACCACTCGACACCTCTCCCGGCCCACCGTCACGCTGGCCGCACTCACCGTCGCGGCCGTGACCTCGACGCTGCTCGGGGCGAACGCCTCGGCGTCCGAACCCGGCGGGGCCTCCGCCGTGCGCATCCACGACATCCAGGGCGACACCCGGATCAGCCCGCTCGTCGGCCGCCAGGTCGCCGACGTCCCCGGCGTGGTGACCGGCGTCCGGCCGTACGGCTCGCGCGGGTTCTGGTTCCAGGACCCGCGTGGTGACGGCGATCCGGCCACCAGCGAAGGCGTCTTCGTCTTCACCGGCAGCACGCCCACGGTCCGCCCGGGCGACGCGGTGCGCGTCAGCGGCCGGGTCGGGGAGTACTACTACGGCGGTACCGGCTCGGGCAACCAGTCGGTGACGCAGATATCCGGCGCCGACGTCACCGTCGTCTCCTCCGGCCTCCCGCTGCCCGCCCCCGAGGTGCTCGACGAGGACGCCGTGCCCGAGCGGTACGCACCGCGCGGCGACGCCGCCGACGGCGGCATCGAGGACCTGCGCCTGCGACCGGGCCGGTACGCGCTGGACCGCTACGAGTCCTGGGAGGGCATGAACGTCCGCGTCGACGACGTGCGCGTCGTCGGAGCCACCTCCCCGTACCACGACCTGTGGGTGAGCATCGAGCCGGAGCAGAACCGGACGGCGCGGGGCGGCACCCGGTACGGGGGCTACGACGAGCAGAACTCCGGCCGGCTGAAGGTCACGTCGCTGACTCCGATTTCCGAGCGCCCGTTCCCCACCGCCGACACCGGCGACCGCCTGTCCGCCGGCGAGGGCCCGCTCGACTACGACCAGTTCGGCGGCTACCTGCTGGCCGCCCGCGAGCTGGGCCGGGTGACGGACGGAGGGCTGCGCCGGGAGGAGACGCGCGCGCAGCGCCGGCACGAGCTGGCCGTGGCCACCTACAACGTCGAGAACCTCGACCCCGGCGACCCGCAGGCCACGTTCGACCGCCTCGCGGAGGGCATCGTGCGGAACCTGGCCGCGCCCGACATCGTCGCCCTGGAGGAGATCCAGGACGACTCCGGCCCCACGGACGACGGGACGGTCACGGCCGACGCGACGCTGCGCAAGCTCACCGACGCCATCGTCGCGGCGGGCGGCCCGCGCTACGCGTGGCGCGGCATCGCGCCGCAGGACAAGGAGGACGGCGGCCAGCCCGGCGGCAACATCCGCAACGTCTTCCTCTTCAACCCCCACCGGGTGTCGTTCGTGGACCGGGGCGAGGGCGACGCGACGACCGCCACGGAGGTGTTCAAGCGGCGCGGCAAGGCCGCCCTGACCCTCTCCCCCGGCCGGATCGACCCGCTCGACGTGGCCTGGGAGGACAGCCGCAAGCCGCTGGCGGGCGAGTTCCGCTTCCGCGGCCGTCCGGTGATCGTCGTCGCCAACCACTTCGCGTCCAAGGGCGGGGACCAGAGCCTGCACTCCCGCTTCCAGCCGCCGACCCGGTTCTCCGAGGAGCAGCGGGTGCGGCAGGCCGAGGTGGTCAACACCTTCGTCAAGGACGTGCTGGCGGTGCAGCGCAAGGCGAAGGTGGTCGTGCTCGGCGACATCAACGACTTCGAGTTCTCCCCGACCACCGAGGCGCTGACGGACGGCGGCGTCCTCTCCAGCGCGGTGTACTCGCTTCCGGCCGAGGAGCGCTACACCTACGTCTACCAGGGCAACGCGCAGGTGCTCGACCAGACGCTGGTCTCCCCCGGCATCCGCCGCCACGACTACGACATCGTGCACACGAACGCCGAGTTCGCCGACCAGAGCAGCGACCACGACCCGCAGGTCATCCGCTTCCGCCCGTAA